Proteins encoded together in one Desulfovibrio aminophilus window:
- a CDS encoding amidohydrolase family protein — translation MKRRDFLKASLAAAGLASLPSGLLAAGSAQRPEAVEPPVFSGHSYVDCHLHYLDFLQVTDGLERLVEAMNAANVERAVLFGMPMIKQWDPSAPKKPKYYLSNDSRCYYYSGTDFLLLKHLAHAPPRIRSRFIPFICGINANDMNAADLLRRLMAEYPGLIAGIGEIMCRHDDLTAQTYGEPPRPDHPALLPVYDLAAEMRMPVIIHHNISGAQMDEPLYLAEMENALRHNRETNIVWAHVGVSRRVELSNLPEVAEGALQRHSNLYFDLSWLVFENYIAKDEASFAAWADLIARRPGRFMVGTDVVGHWDKYAANVLKYNALLDRLPSKTARMVARDNILGLIGPRAAARLPRPAGGTARGTARALAV, via the coding sequence ATGAAGCGTCGTGATTTTCTCAAGGCGTCCCTGGCCGCCGCCGGTCTGGCGTCCCTGCCCTCCGGCCTGCTGGCCGCCGGGTCGGCCCAGCGGCCCGAGGCCGTCGAGCCGCCCGTGTTTTCCGGCCACAGCTATGTGGACTGCCACCTGCACTACCTGGATTTCCTGCAGGTCACGGACGGGCTGGAGCGTTTGGTGGAGGCCATGAACGCGGCCAACGTGGAGCGGGCCGTGCTCTTCGGCATGCCCATGATCAAGCAGTGGGACCCCTCCGCGCCCAAGAAGCCCAAGTACTACCTGTCCAACGACTCGCGCTGCTACTACTATTCCGGCACGGACTTCCTGCTGCTCAAGCACCTTGCCCATGCCCCGCCGCGCATCCGATCGCGCTTCATCCCCTTCATCTGCGGCATCAACGCCAACGACATGAACGCGGCCGACCTCCTGCGGCGGCTCATGGCCGAATACCCCGGCCTCATCGCGGGCATCGGCGAAATCATGTGCCGCCACGACGACCTCACGGCCCAGACCTACGGCGAGCCGCCCCGGCCGGACCATCCCGCCCTGCTGCCCGTTTACGACCTGGCCGCCGAAATGCGCATGCCCGTCATCATCCACCACAACATCTCCGGCGCGCAGATGGACGAGCCCCTCTACCTCGCGGAGATGGAGAACGCCTTGCGCCACAACCGCGAGACGAACATCGTCTGGGCGCACGTAGGCGTCTCGCGCCGGGTGGAGCTTTCCAACCTGCCGGAGGTCGCCGAGGGCGCGCTCCAGCGCCACTCCAACCTTTATTTCGATCTTTCCTGGCTGGTGTTCGAGAACTACATCGCCAAGGATGAGGCGTCCTTCGCGGCTTGGGCGGACCTGATCGCGCGCCGGCCCGGCCGCTTCATGGTCGGCACGGACGTGGTGGGGCACTGGGACAAGTACGCCGCCAACGTCCTCAAGTACAACGCCTTGCTGGACCGCCTGCCTTCGAAGACGGCCCGCATGGTCGCGCGCGACAACATCCTGGGCCTCATCGGCCCCCGCGCCGCCGCGCGCCTGCCCCGCCCGGCCGGAGGGACGGCCCGGGGAACCGCCCGCGCGCTCGCCGTCTGA
- the rsgA gene encoding ribosome small subunit-dependent GTPase A — protein MQLHDFGFDQWFEAHAAEYGMEGCGFARVTAVDRGSCLVRNASREIPAELSGRLAYDTESPADLPCVGDWVTARLYNDGTAAIIQRVFPRRTFLRRRSPGTIDGVQMIAANIDTAFIVQSCRVDFNPARLERYLVMAADGGVEPVIVLTKADLAAPEELEHILATVQALTPTRAIALSNVTGLGFDTLRQTLVPGRTCCLLGSSGVGKTTLINRLLGLEAFVTQAVSGTGEGVHTTTRRQLVVLGQGAMLVDTPGMRELGMTDAVDGIDAGFGEIAALAAQCRYADCTHEHEPGCAVRAAVRAGELAQDRYASYLKLRKESEFAALSTLGRRRKEKAFGKFIQSFKKQQKR, from the coding sequence ATGCAATTGCACGACTTCGGTTTCGACCAATGGTTCGAGGCCCATGCCGCCGAATACGGCATGGAGGGCTGCGGCTTCGCCCGCGTCACCGCCGTGGACCGGGGCTCCTGCCTCGTCAGGAACGCGTCCCGGGAAATCCCGGCCGAACTGTCGGGACGGCTCGCCTACGATACGGAGAGCCCCGCCGACCTGCCCTGCGTGGGCGACTGGGTGACGGCGCGCCTCTACAACGACGGGACCGCCGCGATCATCCAGCGGGTGTTTCCGCGCCGGACCTTCCTGCGCCGTCGCTCGCCCGGAACAATCGACGGGGTCCAGATGATCGCGGCCAACATCGACACCGCCTTCATCGTCCAGTCCTGCCGGGTGGACTTCAACCCCGCGCGACTGGAGCGCTACCTGGTCATGGCGGCGGACGGCGGCGTGGAACCAGTGATCGTCCTCACCAAGGCGGACCTGGCCGCCCCGGAGGAGTTGGAGCACATCCTGGCCACGGTCCAGGCCCTCACCCCGACCCGGGCGATCGCGCTCAGCAACGTCACCGGACTGGGCTTCGACACCCTGCGCCAGACGCTCGTTCCGGGCAGGACCTGCTGCCTCCTCGGCTCGTCCGGGGTGGGCAAGACGACCCTCATCAACCGCCTCCTGGGCCTGGAGGCCTTTGTAACCCAGGCCGTCAGCGGCACGGGGGAAGGCGTCCACACGACCACGCGGCGGCAGCTCGTGGTCCTTGGCCAGGGCGCGATGCTCGTGGACACGCCCGGCATGCGGGAACTCGGCATGACGGACGCCGTCGACGGGATCGACGCGGGCTTCGGGGAAATCGCCGCGCTGGCGGCGCAATGCCGCTACGCGGACTGCACCCACGAGCACGAGCCGGGCTGCGCGGTCAGGGCCGCGGTCCGCGCGGGCGAACTGGCCCAAGATCGCTACGCCAGCTACCTCAAGCTCAGAAAGGAATCCGAATTCGCGGCCCTGTCCACCCTGGGCAGGCGGCGTAAGGAAAAGGCCTTCGGCAAGTTCATCCAATCATTCAAGAAACAACAGAAACGCTGA
- a CDS encoding sensor histidine kinase: protein MEPRHSLDSARPLQFVKVLSWTLLLLILGSSLALSALLSNYAERVLLEKQKQFAQLLTENLSHQIYTRFTLPTVIGYGSIALSNKEQFARLDQVVRTTIHSLNVQDLRLYALADYQVVYSLNADIVGRKGLAGEGVKRARESGRNVFEFSMGVSRLAALFLPELPPGSMVLKGYAPLRAERSLSAGSDDNPVMGILEFTQDVTTDYLAVLNFERLVIFSSLLTSLALFWVIMVVIRRADRMNMERLAEKDRLERELLQQEKLAGMGRMVAGVAHEIRNPLGIICSSAELVLKKARAENSSYLRILEALFDEARRLSRTVGDFLDYARPRRPRRDDVDLCRVLEQAAVFLEPECEKKNVVIERDCPPSLVVKGDKDLLYRAFYNVVANAMQAMEPGGGEVRIRCSLDDEAVRVSFADTGPGFPADSLDKVKDPFFTTKDNGTGLGLAIVQSIIESHGASLVLSNDSGGGARVDIAFPRT, encoded by the coding sequence TTGGAACCGCGACACTCCCTGGACTCGGCCCGGCCGCTCCAGTTCGTCAAGGTGCTCTCCTGGACCCTGCTGCTGCTCATCCTGGGCTCCAGCTTGGCCCTCTCCGCGCTGCTCTCCAACTACGCCGAGCGCGTGCTCCTGGAGAAGCAGAAGCAGTTCGCCCAGCTGCTCACCGAGAACCTGAGCCACCAGATCTACACCCGTTTCACCCTGCCCACGGTCATCGGCTACGGGAGCATCGCCCTGTCCAACAAGGAGCAGTTCGCCCGGCTGGACCAGGTGGTGCGCACCACCATCCACAGCCTGAACGTCCAGGACCTGCGACTTTACGCCCTGGCCGACTACCAGGTGGTCTACTCCCTGAACGCCGACATCGTGGGCAGGAAGGGCCTGGCCGGGGAGGGCGTGAAACGCGCCCGCGAGAGCGGCAGGAACGTCTTCGAGTTCTCCATGGGCGTGTCCCGGCTGGCGGCCCTGTTCCTGCCCGAGCTGCCGCCCGGAAGCATGGTCCTCAAGGGCTACGCCCCCCTGCGCGCGGAGCGCAGCCTCTCGGCGGGCAGCGACGACAACCCGGTCATGGGCATCCTGGAGTTCACCCAGGACGTGACCACCGACTACCTGGCCGTGCTCAACTTCGAGCGCCTGGTGATCTTCTCCTCCCTGCTCACCTCCCTGGCCCTGTTCTGGGTCATCATGGTCGTCATCCGCCGGGCCGACCGCATGAACATGGAGCGCCTGGCCGAGAAGGACCGTCTGGAGCGCGAACTGCTCCAGCAGGAGAAGCTCGCGGGCATGGGCCGCATGGTCGCCGGGGTGGCCCACGAAATCCGCAACCCCCTGGGCATCATCTGCTCCAGCGCCGAGCTGGTGCTCAAGAAGGCCCGGGCCGAGAACTCCTCCTACCTGCGCATCCTGGAGGCCCTCTTCGACGAGGCCAGGCGGCTGTCGCGCACCGTGGGCGACTTCCTGGACTACGCCCGGCCGCGCCGGCCCCGCCGCGACGACGTGGACCTCTGCCGCGTCCTGGAGCAGGCCGCCGTGTTCCTCGAGCCCGAGTGCGAGAAGAAGAACGTGGTCATCGAGCGCGACTGTCCGCCCTCCCTGGTGGTCAAGGGCGACAAGGACCTCCTCTACCGCGCCTTCTACAACGTCGTGGCCAACGCCATGCAGGCCATGGAGCCCGGCGGCGGCGAGGTCCGCATCCGCTGCTCCCTGGACGACGAGGCCGTGCGCGTGAGCTTCGCGGACACGGGCCCGGGCTTCCCGGCCGACAGCCTGGACAAGGTCAAGGACCCCTTCTTCACCACCAAGGACAACGGCACGGGCCTGGGCCTGGCCATCGTGCAGAGCATCATCGAGTCCCACGGGGCGTCCCTGGTCCTGTCCAACGACTCCGGCGGCGGGGCCAGGGTGGACATCGCCTTCCCGCGCACGTAA
- a CDS encoding GNAT family N-acetyltransferase, translating into MFIRDERPDDVSRISRIQYDAFKNHPVHAPGAEPTEHRIVERLRASGGLTLSLLAEAGTEAVGHIALSPAVVGVAHEGWFLLGPVGVLPRFQGQGIGSALVRAALRRMRGVRADGVVLVGEPAFYARFGFERAPGLFYPGVPEQYVLAACFNDAVPRGAIIAHEAFAEGA; encoded by the coding sequence ATGTTCATTCGAGACGAACGGCCTGACGACGTTTCGCGCATCTCGCGCATCCAATACGACGCCTTCAAGAACCACCCGGTCCACGCGCCCGGGGCCGAGCCCACGGAACACCGCATCGTCGAACGCCTGCGGGCGTCCGGCGGTCTGACCCTCTCCCTGCTGGCCGAGGCCGGGACCGAGGCCGTGGGACACATCGCCCTCTCGCCCGCCGTGGTGGGCGTGGCCCACGAGGGCTGGTTCCTGCTCGGCCCCGTCGGCGTACTGCCGCGCTTCCAGGGACAGGGAATCGGCTCGGCCCTGGTCCGCGCGGCGCTGCGGCGCATGCGCGGCGTGAGGGCCGACGGCGTCGTGCTGGTGGGGGAGCCCGCGTTCTACGCCCGCTTCGGCTTCGAGCGCGCGCCCGGCCTGTTCTACCCCGGCGTGCCGGAGCAATACGTCCTGGCGGCGTGCTTCAACGACGCGGTTCCCCGGGGCGCGATCATCGCCCACGAGGCCTTCGCCGAAGGCGCGTAG
- a CDS encoding cysteine hydrolase family protein: protein MKALVIVDIQADYFPGGRMELVGSPEAAAQAARLLFAFRDKGWPVFHVRHESTRPGSTFFLPGTPGAEFHPLVQPRPGEAVVLKRFPNSFRDTPLLDLLREAGVRELVVCGMMTHMCVDATVRAAFDLGFGCVAPVDACASRDLSFQGATIPAAQVHGAFLAALGAVYCRLVTTPECLALLEA, encoded by the coding sequence ATGAAAGCCTTGGTGATCGTCGACATCCAGGCCGACTACTTCCCGGGCGGCCGCATGGAGTTGGTGGGTTCGCCCGAGGCCGCGGCCCAGGCCGCGCGCCTGCTGTTCGCCTTCCGGGACAAGGGCTGGCCCGTGTTCCACGTGCGGCATGAGTCCACGCGTCCGGGCTCGACCTTCTTCCTGCCCGGCACGCCGGGGGCGGAGTTCCATCCCCTGGTGCAGCCGCGCCCTGGCGAGGCCGTGGTGCTCAAACGCTTTCCCAACAGCTTCCGAGACACGCCGTTGCTGGACCTCCTGCGCGAGGCCGGGGTCCGGGAGTTGGTGGTCTGCGGCATGATGACCCACATGTGCGTGGACGCCACGGTGCGCGCGGCCTTTGACCTGGGTTTCGGCTGCGTGGCGCCGGTGGACGCCTGCGCCTCGCGCGACCTCTCGTTCCAGGGCGCGACCATCCCGGCGGCCCAGGTCCACGGCGCGTTCCTGGCCGCCCTGGGCGCGGTCTACTGCCGCCTGGTCACGACCCCGGAGTGCCTGGCGCTTCTGGAAGCCTAA
- a CDS encoding MerR family transcriptional regulator codes for MGWTIGRLAKRHGLSRSTLLHYDAIGLLRASARGGGDYRVYDAADDERLAAIRRYRRAGLPLAAIRDLLDGGENSLASILGRRVEDLDAEIGELKRQRAFALKLLGRAEGLPPAGIPLDKKRWTELLRATGFSEEDMRCWHAVFERTDPEGHLRFLEFLRIPGEEIAAIRAFSSAPGRILNLHRHTERYMDYFLELMRDMPRLAPGGREHTLRALDLAGPLPEQPRILDIGCGPGSASLVLAERTGGTVTAVDLHQRFLDELRERARATGLEDRVRPVRGDMAALAFPPGSFDLVWAEGSIYLMGVEAALAAWRPLLAPGGVLVFSEIYWLTDDPPKDAQDFFALDCPNMRRAEDDAAALRAAGFTPLGGFTLPPEAWTAEYYGPLADRLPGFLKAHGHVPEACMAAEAMRKEIDLFQEHHAAYGYAFQIARRDG; via the coding sequence ATGGGCTGGACCATCGGCAGGCTGGCCAAACGGCACGGCCTCTCGCGCAGCACCCTGCTGCACTACGACGCCATCGGCCTGCTGCGGGCCTCGGCCCGCGGCGGGGGCGACTACCGGGTCTACGACGCGGCCGACGACGAACGGCTGGCGGCCATCCGGCGCTACCGCCGGGCCGGCCTGCCCCTGGCCGCCATCCGCGACCTTCTGGACGGGGGCGAAAACAGCCTGGCCTCCATCCTGGGCAGGCGGGTCGAGGACCTGGACGCCGAAATCGGCGAGCTCAAGCGCCAGCGCGCCTTCGCGCTCAAGCTCCTGGGCCGCGCGGAGGGACTGCCGCCAGCCGGGATTCCCCTGGACAAAAAGCGCTGGACGGAACTCCTCCGCGCCACGGGCTTCAGCGAGGAGGACATGCGGTGCTGGCACGCGGTCTTCGAACGCACCGACCCGGAGGGCCACCTCCGCTTCCTGGAATTCCTGCGCATCCCGGGCGAGGAGATCGCGGCCATCCGCGCCTTTTCCTCGGCCCCGGGCCGCATCCTGAACCTTCATCGCCACACGGAACGATACATGGACTATTTTCTCGAACTCATGCGCGACATGCCGCGCCTGGCCCCCGGCGGCCGGGAGCACACCCTCCGGGCCCTGGACCTGGCCGGGCCGCTGCCGGAGCAGCCCCGCATCCTGGACATCGGCTGCGGTCCGGGCTCCGCGTCCCTGGTCCTGGCCGAACGCACCGGCGGAACGGTCACGGCCGTGGACCTGCACCAGCGCTTCCTGGACGAGCTGAGGGAACGGGCCCGCGCGACGGGCCTGGAGGACCGCGTCCGCCCGGTGCGCGGCGACATGGCCGCCCTGGCCTTCCCGCCCGGCTCCTTCGACCTCGTCTGGGCCGAGGGCTCCATCTACCTCATGGGCGTGGAGGCCGCCCTGGCCGCCTGGCGGCCCCTGCTGGCCCCGGGCGGGGTTCTGGTATTCAGCGAAATCTACTGGCTCACCGACGACCCGCCCAAGGACGCCCAAGACTTCTTCGCCCTGGACTGCCCGAACATGCGCCGGGCCGAGGACGACGCGGCGGCCCTGCGCGCCGCAGGGTTCACGCCCCTGGGCGGCTTCACCCTGCCGCCCGAGGCCTGGACCGCCGAATACTACGGCCCGCTGGCGGACCGGCTGCCCGGGTTCCTGAAGGCCCACGGCCACGTGCCCGAGGCCTGCATGGCGGCCGAGGCCATGCGGAAGGAGATCGACCTCTTCCAGGAACACCACGCGGCCTACGGCTATGCCTTCCAGATCGCCCGGCGCGACGGCTGA
- a CDS encoding GNAT family N-acetyltransferase produces the protein MDRKKLIRELQESHLEIEPGQDVGIGAFRPEDALGVALAYHEAYGDAFPLEYVYDPAEIARRNASGDLHTVVARTPRGEVVGLFGLFRPAPNPDVYEAGQLIVRKSYRKRNVATALSEEALDNLPVRLGLPVMICEALTNNVASQHLSEVKGMTFTGLEVECMPSLASAKADGPARNISLLLMFKVFDKSARAVHLPEAYRSFCQAAYAEMNLPRTVLPGASPAGDTVAESPFVLPEIGLVRQTVQRCGRDLGELVTASEAMAGDRGMVQMFLNLGDPAAPRVVEDLRDRGYFFSGLLPCWFGADGLAMQKVGREPDWGAVQVCSAKAEAVRGLVQEDFERAWKGGRS, from the coding sequence ATGGACCGCAAGAAACTGATCCGCGAACTTCAGGAATCACACCTGGAGATCGAGCCCGGCCAGGATGTCGGCATCGGGGCTTTTCGTCCCGAGGACGCCCTGGGCGTCGCCCTGGCCTACCATGAGGCCTATGGCGACGCCTTTCCGCTTGAATATGTCTACGACCCGGCGGAGATCGCCCGCCGCAACGCCTCGGGCGACCTGCACACCGTGGTGGCCAGGACCCCCAGGGGAGAGGTGGTGGGCCTTTTCGGACTCTTCCGCCCCGCCCCCAATCCCGATGTCTACGAGGCCGGGCAGCTCATCGTTCGGAAAAGCTACCGGAAGCGCAACGTGGCCACGGCCCTGAGCGAGGAGGCGCTCGACAACCTCCCGGTGCGCCTTGGCCTGCCCGTCATGATCTGCGAGGCGCTCACCAACAACGTGGCCTCGCAACACTTGAGCGAGGTGAAGGGCATGACCTTCACCGGGCTTGAGGTGGAGTGCATGCCGTCCCTGGCCTCCGCCAAGGCGGACGGCCCCGCCCGCAACATTTCGCTGTTGCTGATGTTCAAGGTCTTCGACAAATCCGCCCGCGCCGTGCACCTGCCCGAGGCCTACCGGTCCTTCTGCCAGGCGGCCTACGCGGAGATGAACCTGCCCCGCACCGTCCTGCCCGGAGCGTCTCCGGCGGGCGATACGGTGGCCGAGAGCCCGTTCGTGCTCCCGGAAATCGGGCTGGTGCGCCAGACCGTGCAACGCTGCGGCAGGGACCTTGGCGAGCTTGTCACCGCCTCCGAAGCCATGGCCGGTGACCGGGGCATGGTCCAGATGTTCCTGAACCTCGGCGACCCTGCCGCGCCCCGGGTCGTGGAAGACTTGCGGGACAGGGGATATTTTTTCTCCGGTCTGCTGCCCTGCTGGTTTGGGGCGGACGGCCTGGCCATGCAGAAGGTCGGCCGGGAGCCGGACTGGGGGGCCGTTCAGGTCTGCAGCGCAAAAGCCGAAGCGGTCCGCGGCCTGGTTCAGGAAGACTTCGAACGCGCCTGGAAGGGCGGACGTTCATGA
- a CDS encoding ThiF family adenylyltransferase, which produces MSDDFLNRALPIFTEAGFAVLKSKLVAFAGLGGVGGGAFLALVRCGVARFRLAENGVFDPPDMNRQAAAFGHTMERPKLEVYAELARSINPDVELELFPEGVDGDNLERFLAGADLHVGVIDAEKGAEVKAKAPDLIQKHGLPMFTCGAVGFGSVLVGHEPGGMMPEEFWRLVKEKSSGGGLLPSMLEEFFNRPVMERIARGLASGKAPTTAIGCLAANALLACEVLVCLLRGTGLVDREPVYAPRFTMVDFLNQKLVVDDVSLGA; this is translated from the coding sequence ATGAGCGATGATTTTCTGAACCGGGCGCTGCCCATCTTCACCGAGGCGGGCTTCGCGGTCCTCAAAAGCAAGCTCGTCGCCTTCGCCGGCCTGGGCGGCGTGGGCGGCGGCGCGTTTCTGGCCCTGGTCCGCTGCGGGGTGGCGCGGTTCCGCCTGGCGGAAAACGGCGTCTTCGACCCCCCGGACATGAACCGGCAGGCCGCGGCCTTCGGCCACACCATGGAACGGCCCAAGCTCGAAGTCTATGCGGAGCTGGCCCGGTCCATCAATCCCGATGTGGAGCTGGAACTCTTCCCGGAAGGGGTCGACGGGGACAATCTCGAACGGTTCCTGGCCGGAGCCGACCTGCACGTGGGGGTGATCGACGCGGAAAAGGGCGCCGAGGTCAAGGCCAAGGCCCCGGACCTGATCCAAAAGCACGGCCTGCCCATGTTCACCTGCGGGGCCGTCGGTTTCGGCTCCGTGCTGGTGGGCCACGAGCCCGGCGGCATGATGCCGGAGGAATTCTGGCGGCTGGTGAAGGAGAAATCCAGCGGCGGCGGCCTGCTGCCGTCAATGCTCGAAGAGTTCTTCAATCGTCCGGTGATGGAGCGCATCGCCAGGGGCTTGGCCTCCGGCAAGGCGCCCACCACGGCCATCGGCTGCCTGGCGGCGAACGCGCTGCTGGCTTGCGAAGTCCTCGTCTGCCTGTTGCGGGGCACCGGCCTGGTGGACCGCGAACCGGTTTACGCCCCGCGGTTCACCATGGTGGATTTCCTCAACCAGAAACTGGTCGTGGACGACGTGAGCCTTGGGGCATGA
- a CDS encoding sigma-54 dependent transcriptional regulator, whose protein sequence is MADHILILDDERNYLLILQTILEDEGYKVTALDDPETALTYLGESEVDVVVTDMKMPKLTGREVLEHVKKGYPHIPVLIMTAFGSIESAVEAMKLGAFDYITKPFSNEELLLSLSKAAQYARAQRENRMLREQIAERFALGNIIARAKPMLQILEMVQRAAPTKSTVLITGESGTGKELIARAIHQCSPRKDGPFVAVNCMAFGAGVLESELFGHEKGSFTGAVSRHRGRFEMADKGTLFLDEIGELSHDLQVKLLRVLQERTFERVGGSESIEVDIRVVAATNKNLQQAVKDGTFREDLYYRLNVVSLPLPPLRERREDIPILATHFLHKFSKEAGREFKGFSPSAMDYLTAFEWPGNVRQLENVMERCVVLAPGEYIDADDLPPEIKDEDSQFKSAVDLLPIKLDLAQTLDKIEAAVIRRALVRCEFVQSHAADLLGLSKSNLQYKLKKYNLAGK, encoded by the coding sequence ATGGCCGACCACATCCTGATCCTGGACGACGAACGCAACTACCTGCTCATCCTTCAGACCATCCTGGAGGACGAGGGCTACAAGGTCACGGCCCTGGACGATCCCGAGACCGCCCTGACCTATCTCGGCGAGTCCGAGGTGGACGTGGTGGTCACGGACATGAAGATGCCCAAGCTCACGGGCCGCGAGGTCCTGGAGCACGTGAAGAAGGGCTATCCGCACATCCCCGTGCTCATCATGACCGCCTTCGGCAGCATCGAGTCCGCCGTGGAGGCCATGAAGCTCGGGGCCTTCGATTACATCACCAAGCCGTTCTCCAACGAGGAGCTGCTCCTCTCGCTCTCCAAGGCCGCGCAGTACGCCCGGGCCCAGCGCGAGAACCGCATGCTCCGCGAACAGATCGCCGAGCGCTTCGCCCTGGGCAACATCATCGCCCGGGCCAAGCCCATGCTCCAGATCCTGGAGATGGTCCAGCGCGCCGCGCCGACCAAGAGCACCGTGCTCATCACCGGCGAATCCGGCACCGGCAAGGAGCTCATCGCCCGGGCCATCCACCAGTGCTCCCCGCGCAAGGACGGCCCCTTCGTGGCCGTGAACTGCATGGCCTTCGGCGCGGGCGTCCTGGAGTCCGAACTCTTCGGCCACGAGAAGGGCTCCTTCACCGGGGCCGTGTCCCGCCACCGGGGCCGTTTCGAGATGGCCGACAAGGGCACGCTCTTCCTGGACGAGATCGGCGAGCTCTCCCACGACCTCCAGGTCAAGCTCCTGCGCGTGCTCCAGGAGCGCACCTTCGAGCGCGTGGGCGGCTCCGAGTCCATCGAGGTGGACATCCGCGTGGTGGCCGCCACGAACAAGAATCTTCAGCAGGCCGTGAAGGACGGGACCTTCCGCGAGGACCTCTACTACCGCCTGAACGTGGTCAGCCTGCCCCTGCCGCCGCTGCGCGAGCGCCGCGAGGACATCCCCATCCTGGCCACCCACTTCCTGCACAAGTTCTCCAAGGAGGCGGGCCGCGAGTTCAAGGGCTTCAGCCCCTCGGCCATGGACTACCTCACGGCCTTCGAGTGGCCGGGCAACGTGCGCCAGCTGGAGAACGTCATGGAGCGCTGCGTGGTCCTGGCCCCGGGCGAGTACATCGACGCCGACGACCTGCCCCCGGAGATCAAGGACGAGGACTCCCAGTTCAAGAGCGCCGTGGACCTCCTGCCCATCAAGCTCGACCTGGCCCAGACCCTGGACAAGATCGAGGCCGCGGTCATCCGCCGGGCCCTGGTCCGCTGCGAGTTCGTCCAGTCCCACGCCGCCGACCTCCTCGGGCTGTCCAAGAGCAATCTCCAGTACAAGCTCAAGAAGTACAACCTGGCGGGCAAGTAG
- a CDS encoding cyclopropane-fatty-acyl-phospholipid synthase family protein, producing the protein MKTVEEIVALSMDGGGEVAIVPFLPYILQDFHELGSSARAILEAARRHAPAGKGLDVLDVGCGKGAISILLAAELGCRCLGLDAIHEFTVAARARAEREGVADSCAFASGDARAIIPHLGSFDVIVLGSTGPILGGYFGTMTALKPHLRPDGIIILDDGYLDDGSPSDHELIVNRSTLLGEISRAGMALSAEMPAAPPDRDAEYDGQLADITRRCAELEAAHPDRTALFRAYAERQRQEYRNLKTDVICVTLIIRHA; encoded by the coding sequence ATGAAAACGGTCGAGGAAATCGTCGCTCTATCCATGGACGGAGGGGGAGAGGTCGCGATCGTCCCCTTTCTTCCCTACATTCTTCAGGATTTTCATGAACTCGGCTCCTCGGCCCGAGCGATCCTCGAAGCCGCGCGGCGGCACGCCCCGGCCGGAAAAGGCCTGGACGTGCTCGACGTGGGCTGCGGCAAGGGCGCGATTTCCATCCTTCTGGCGGCCGAGCTGGGCTGCCGGTGCCTGGGCCTGGACGCGATCCACGAATTCACCGTCGCCGCGCGCGCACGCGCCGAGCGGGAAGGGGTGGCCGACAGCTGCGCCTTCGCCTCCGGCGACGCCCGCGCGATCATCCCGCACCTCGGGAGCTTCGACGTCATCGTCCTGGGCTCCACCGGCCCGATCCTCGGCGGCTATTTCGGGACCATGACGGCCCTGAAGCCCCACCTGCGGCCTGACGGCATCATCATCCTCGACGACGGCTATCTGGACGACGGCAGCCCGTCAGACCACGAATTGATCGTGAACAGGAGTACGCTGCTGGGTGAAATCAGCCGGGCCGGAATGGCCCTGTCCGCCGAAATGCCCGCCGCCCCTCCCGACAGGGACGCGGAATACGACGGACAACTCGCGGACATCACCAGAAGATGCGCCGAACTGGAAGCCGCGCACCCCGACCGAACGGCGCTTTTCCGCGCCTATGCCGAACGGCAGCGGCAGGAATACCGCAACCTGAAGACCGATGTCATCTGCGTCACGCTGATCATCCGCCACGCATAG